GTGCTGTACGTAACCTCCGCGCCCTTGGACTGGATGAACTTCGTGAGCTCTTCCACGTGATCGATGCGCGCATCCTTGCTGTTGGGGTCGTAGTTGGCCTTTACCACGTGATGGCACTCGGGCGGAATGAAGTAGTTCGTGCCGCCTGCGCGACCGTCGCTGCCGTTTTCCACGTCAACGATGGCGGTTGCGGGTTCGCCCAGGAACTCGGTGTACGTGTCGACGAGCCATTCGACCGTTGCGCCCGAATTCTCGATCCAGGTGCGGGCAACGGACTGGTCGTTCTTGAACGAGGCATAGCGTGCCCACTCGTTGATCCAGCGGCCCTCGGAAAAGTCGATGCCCTGTTCCTTCTGCCAGCGCGAATGGATGGCGCCGATGTCGAAGTGGCTGGCTGCGGGCTCGCCGCCCTTGTCGATGATGGCGAAGTTCGCACCCAGGTCAGCAAGCGTTGCGCCGGCGACGATGCCGCTCATGCCTGCGCCCACGACCAGAATGTCAACGTCCTTGGTTTCCTTGATGTCGCTTGCGGCGATTTCGGGTGCTTCGCCCAGCCAATCGGTCGTCTCGGTGGCGCCTGCGGCAGCCTTGTCCGCTTCCTTCTGGCTCGCTCCCTTCGGCGTGCTGCAGCCCGCAAGGCCGAGTGCAGCCAATGCGCTTGCTCCTGCGGCCCCGGTAAGGAAGCCGCGACGACTGATGCCATGGGTCGTTGCTTTACTCATGTTCAACTCCTCGATTTTGATTCCTCCCATGCCGCGGACGGTTGCCCGCGGTCCGTGGCCCCACCATACGGCGCCTTGCGTGGGGTGGTCACCGCCCCATTGGGGGCATTTTGTGGGCGAAATGTGAATCGAGCTTTCACACCCCACTGGGGTGAACCTTTCGCATAATCCCAGGTGGTGGTAGGGTGGTTGCGCATTGAGCATTGCCCGCGTGAGGGAATCGCACATACAATGGCCCGGGGAGGAATCATGATAGGGAGAAAACAAGTCGCAGATGCCATAGGCGTTTTCAATCCGCGGGTGTTCGCACTTATCGGCGTGTTCGCATGCATGTCCCTTTCGGGCACCATCGTGAATGCCCACGTCTATTCGTTTATCGCCCCTACGTTCGGGGCGGCCCGCGAGCTGTCCACGTTCCTTGGCGGCCTTGCGTTTCTGCTTATTGCCCTATGCGCGCTCTATCGCCCTCACTTCCTCAACGCACGGGTGCTGTTTGTCGTAGGCATTGTTTCGTTCGTCGTTTCGGGTGCTCTCATGTCATGCGGTGCGACTTGGAGCAATGGGGCAACCATCACGCTCGGCATGTACCTGCGTCCTATTGCATCTGACACACTCGCCTTGTTTGCCGCGCTTTCTCTCCTGGAATTGGAGGATGTGAGGCAGGTCGCAGCCGTGGTGGCGTTTGCCCAGCTGGTCGATTATGCTGCGAGTCCGTTTGTCGTTGGGCTCTTGAATCCCTCTACGGGGCCGCTTGCCATCGCGGGGTGTGGCTTGGTGGGCCTTGGCTTGAGCTATCGGTTCGGCCGGGGTTCGTGCGAACGCATACGTAGGGGCGAGTCCGCCCTCGACTTGGCCTTGGCGGATCCCTCTTCGTTCATTGCCCCCAGTCATGCCCTATTCTTCTGCGTCTTTCTGTTCGGCTTGGGCAATGGCTATGCTCTCACGCTCAACGAGATTGACAATGCCCCGCAGCTTGCGGGCATGGAGGGCTTCGTAGTCGTGCTCGTTGTGCTCTATTTGCTGCTCGTTCGCGACAAGCGGCAGGAAGACATGCTGTTTTCGTTTTCGGCCCTGCTTATCATGGCTGGGTTGATGGTGGCGCCCCTTGTGTTTGGGTTCCATGCCGGCTCTACGGCCCCGAATACGCTTATTCATCTTGGCTACGAGACGTTCTCCGTGTTGTTGTGGATGGTGTTTTGGGGCATTGGCAGGCGAAGCTTCTTCAGCTTTCTGCCCGTTGTGTGCATCGCCCGCATGGCGAGTAGCGTCGGCACCGATGTCGGTGCCGTGCTCGGTCATACGTCCAATGGGTTTCTGCCGGGCGATCCGTTTACGGCGGCGACGTTTGCGCTGGTCGTGGCCTTTTTGTTCTTCGCGTTCCTATGGGTTGCATTTCGCTCGTTCAGTTTTACCGACACCATCAATGGCGTGATGGAGCTGCCGCGCAAAGCCGTGTCCGTGCATCCCGAGGCGCCTTTGAGCGATGGGGAGGGGGCCGGGGAGGGCGTCGACCCATGGCAAGAGCGCTGCGAAACGATCGCTCGCAAGGCGGGGCTTACTCCTCGCGAGACCGAGATCTTCATCATGATGGCGCGCGGACGCAATGGACGCTTCATCATGGATCACTTCACCATTTCGCGTAACACCGCGAAGAGCCACATCAAGCATGTCTACAGCAAGCTGGGCGTGCATTCGCATCAGGAGCTCATCGATCTGGCCGAGCGAAGCTAGCGGAGCACTATCGCACTTTACTGTGGTACATCGCCGCGTAAAGGACGCCTCTGGCAGAATTTTAACACCCCGGAAACCTGCGGAAAGCTATTTGCTCGCTACAATAGGCGAAATTTTTCCCGGAACAGCTAGGGGCTTCCATGGATTTCATTACGGCATTTAGCGACATCGTCAGCGAAATCGACTCGTTCGTGTGGGGCTGGGCGATGATCGCCTTGCTCCTGGGCACGCACATCTACAGCACGGTGCGAACCAAGTTCATCCAGCGTAAGATCGGAACGGCCATCAAGCTTTCGTTTTCCAGCGACGATGCCGATGCGGAAGGTGACGTAAGCCAGTTTGGCGCCCTTACGGCGGCCCTTGCGGCCACCATTGGCACGGGCAATATCGTGGGCGTGGCAACGGGCCTGCTCGCAGGTGGTCCGGGTGCCATCTTCTGGATGTGGATTACCGGCGTGTTCGGAATTGCCACGAAGTATGCCGAAACGT
This genomic stretch from Denitrobacterium detoxificans harbors:
- a CDS encoding helix-turn-helix transcriptional regulator, whose translation is MIGRKQVADAIGVFNPRVFALIGVFACMSLSGTIVNAHVYSFIAPTFGAARELSTFLGGLAFLLIALCALYRPHFLNARVLFVVGIVSFVVSGALMSCGATWSNGATITLGMYLRPIASDTLALFAALSLLELEDVRQVAAVVAFAQLVDYAASPFVVGLLNPSTGPLAIAGCGLVGLGLSYRFGRGSCERIRRGESALDLALADPSSFIAPSHALFFCVFLFGLGNGYALTLNEIDNAPQLAGMEGFVVVLVVLYLLLVRDKRQEDMLFSFSALLIMAGLMVAPLVFGFHAGSTAPNTLIHLGYETFSVLLWMVFWGIGRRSFFSFLPVVCIARMASSVGTDVGAVLGHTSNGFLPGDPFTAATFALVVAFLFFAFLWVAFRSFSFTDTINGVMELPRKAVSVHPEAPLSDGEGAGEGVDPWQERCETIARKAGLTPRETEIFIMMARGRNGRFIMDHFTISRNTAKSHIKHVYSKLGVHSHQELIDLAERS